The Coffea arabica cultivar ET-39 chromosome 3c, Coffea Arabica ET-39 HiFi, whole genome shotgun sequence genome contains a region encoding:
- the LOC140037501 gene encoding tubby-like F-box protein 3 isoform X1, with product MKLRLRSPKVVQDSSVAGEAEVDERSSQSCWANMPSELLREVLIRIEESEDKWPSRKNVVACAGVCRGWREIMKEVVKTPQVSGRITFPISVKQPGPRDTLLQCFIKRNQSSQTYHLYLSLSQALADDGKFLLAARRCRRPTCTDYIVSLNTDDMSKGSKTYIGKLRSNFLGTKFVVYDALPPHAGNRMAKSRSTRLVGTKQVSARIPPGNYPVAHISYELNVLGARGPRRMHCVMDQIPASSIKPGGVAPTQIDLPTGSADYFPLFRSKSSKFEKSVSSPSDDPTEGSLVLRNKAPRWHEQLQCWCLNFHGRVTVASVKNFQLVASPENGQRGPEHEKVILQFGKVGKDVFTMDYRYPISAFQAFAICLSSFDTKIACE from the exons ATGAAGTTGAGATTGAGGTCACCTAAGGTTGTCCAAGACAGCTCTGTGGCAGGGGAGGCTGAAGTGGATGAAAGGTCGAGCCAGAGCTGTTGGGCTAATATGCCATCAGAGCTGTTGAGGGAGGTATTAATTAGGATTGAAGAATCTGAAGACAAATGGCCTTCGAGGAAAAACGTGGTGGCATGTGCAGGAGTGTGTAGGGGCTGGAGGGAGATTATGAAGGAGGTGGTAAAAACTCCTCAAGTTTCTGGGAGGATTACTTTTCCTATATCTGTTAAACAG CCTGGTCCGAGAGATACTCTCCTGCAGTGCTTCATAAAAAGGAATCAGTCTTCGCAAACGTATCATCTTTACCTGAGTTTAAGTCAGG CATTGGCTGATGATGGGAAGTTTCTTCTTGCTGCCCGCAGATGTAGGCGACCTACCTGCACTGATTACATCGTCTCTCTAAACACAGATGACATGTCTAAAGGAAGCAAAACTTACATAGGAAAATTGAG GTCAAATTTTCTGGGAACGAAGTTTGTTGTATATGATGCACTTCCTCCCCATGCTGGCAATAGAATGGCAAAAAGCCGATCCACTAGGCTGGTAGGGACAAAGCAAGTGTCTGCTAGAATCCCTCCAGGCAACTATCCTGTAGCTCACATTTCTTATGAATTAAACGTGCTGGGAGCTCG GGGTCCAAGAAGAATGCACTGCGTCATGGACCAGATCCCAGCATCTTCTATTAAGCCTGGAGGTGTGGCCCCAACACAGATCGATTTACCCACTGGCAGTGCTGATTACTTCCCATTATTCCGGTCAAAATCAAGCAAGTTTGAGAAATCCGTTTCTAGCCCTTCAGATGATCCGACAGAGGGATCCTTAGTTTTGAGAAACAAGGCTCCAAGATGGCATGAACAACTCCAGTGCTGGTGTTTGAACTTCCATGGACGGGTGACAGTCGCTTCAGTCAAGAACTTTCAGTTGGTAGCTTCACCTGAGAACGGCCAACGCGGGCCAGAACACGAGAAAGTCATCCTCCAGTTTGGCAAAGTAGGAAAGGATGTATTCACAATGGATTATAGGTATCCAATCTCGGCTTTTCAAGCGTTTGCCATCTGCCTTAGCAGCTTTGACACAAAGATTGCGTGTGAATGA
- the LOC140037501 gene encoding tubby-like F-box protein 3 isoform X2: MKLRLRSPKVVQDSSVAGEAEVDERSSQSCWANMPSELLREVLIRIEESEDKWPSRKNVVACAGVCRGWREIMKEVVKTPQVSGRITFPISVKQPGPRDTLLQCFIKRNQSSQTYHLYLSLSQALADDGKFLLAARRCRRPTCTDYIVSLNTDDMSKGSKTYIGKLRSNFLGTKFVVYDALPPHAGNRMAKSRSTRLVGTKQVSARIPPGNYPVAHISYELNVLGARRGPRRMHCVMDQIPASSIKPGGVAPTQIDLPTGSADYFPLFRSKSSKFEKSVSSPSDDPTEGSLVLRNKAPRWHEQLQCWCLNFHGRVTVASVKNFQLVASPENGQRGPEHEKVILQFGKVGKDVFTMDYRYPISAFQAFAICLSSFDTKIACE; this comes from the exons ATGAAGTTGAGATTGAGGTCACCTAAGGTTGTCCAAGACAGCTCTGTGGCAGGGGAGGCTGAAGTGGATGAAAGGTCGAGCCAGAGCTGTTGGGCTAATATGCCATCAGAGCTGTTGAGGGAGGTATTAATTAGGATTGAAGAATCTGAAGACAAATGGCCTTCGAGGAAAAACGTGGTGGCATGTGCAGGAGTGTGTAGGGGCTGGAGGGAGATTATGAAGGAGGTGGTAAAAACTCCTCAAGTTTCTGGGAGGATTACTTTTCCTATATCTGTTAAACAG CCTGGTCCGAGAGATACTCTCCTGCAGTGCTTCATAAAAAGGAATCAGTCTTCGCAAACGTATCATCTTTACCTGAGTTTAAGTCAGG CATTGGCTGATGATGGGAAGTTTCTTCTTGCTGCCCGCAGATGTAGGCGACCTACCTGCACTGATTACATCGTCTCTCTAAACACAGATGACATGTCTAAAGGAAGCAAAACTTACATAGGAAAATTGAG GTCAAATTTTCTGGGAACGAAGTTTGTTGTATATGATGCACTTCCTCCCCATGCTGGCAATAGAATGGCAAAAAGCCGATCCACTAGGCTGGTAGGGACAAAGCAAGTGTCTGCTAGAATCCCTCCAGGCAACTATCCTGTAGCTCACATTTCTTATGAATTAAACGTGCTGGGAGCTCG TAGGGGTCCAAGAAGAATGCACTGCGTCATGGACCAGATCCCAGCATCTTCTATTAAGCCTGGAGGTGTGGCCCCAACACAGATCGATTTACCCACTGGCAGTGCTGATTACTTCCCATTATTCCGGTCAAAATCAAGCAAGTTTGAGAAATCCGTTTCTAGCCCTTCAGATGATCCGACAGAGGGATCCTTAGTTTTGAGAAACAAGGCTCCAAGATGGCATGAACAACTCCAGTGCTGGTGTTTGAACTTCCATGGACGGGTGACAGTCGCTTCAGTCAAGAACTTTCAGTTGGTAGCTTCACCTGAGAACGGCCAACGCGGGCCAGAACACGAGAAAGTCATCCTCCAGTTTGGCAAAGTAGGAAAGGATGTATTCACAATGGATTATAGGTATCCAATCTCGGCTTTTCAAGCGTTTGCCATCTGCCTTAGCAGCTTTGACACAAAGATTGCGTGTGAATGA
- the LOC113734004 gene encoding uncharacterized protein isoform X1 yields MVSALRSQRMAALARLLTRSHTIAADDFGHEKLAVQQYIHREFREADEANLIDEIDMHVFGLRPMTDPLHLVCCNACKKPIKASQYAIHAELCNSLNCSEEIGLELEGGTGNKKPPRKDRKKLLAVNSNQITTVIDRGKFEILDASDISAPELCLDAPATEGKNDAVLVDVLGTGRNTNCLGNATSRPKKRAKMSKADDGPRPLLHLQPANGDISQEALLCGQDTRRSTTGTEKTSNQVITDQIPQQLSDCYTLNKDVPVPLATKVYYSQRNQRLRSAVRYMYCETSNECHSNEFISAKICQPNADRILTSSPNSYCSDQFTDYQQDKEAGNCLYSAHKQDKILSQSSESNSCKSGGLPPNMNISDQFPVNNVLGPQTTLGKMTSNYLSNSYSFADSSCN; encoded by the exons ATGGTGTCTGCACTTCGAAGTCAGAGAATGGCAGCCTTGGCAAGGCTTCTAACAAGGTCGCATACTATTGCAG CAGATGACTTTGGCCACGAAAAATTAGCTGTGCAGCAGTACATTCACAGAGAATTCAGGGAGGCAGATGAAGCAAATTTAATTGATGAAATAG ATATGCATGTGTTTGGTTTGCGGCCGATGACAGATCCATTGCATTTG GTATGTTGTAATGCATGTAAGAAGCCAATCAAGGCCAGCCAATATGCAATTCATGCAG AGCTTTGTAATTCATTGAACTGTAGTGAAGAAATTGGTTTGGAGCTTGAAGGAGGCACAGGGAACAAAAAGCCACCACGGAAGGACCGAAAGAAGTTGCTGGCTGTTAATTCCA ACCAAATTACTACTGTAATAGATCGAGGCAAATTTGAGATTCTTGATGCCAGTGATATTTCTGCACCGGAATTGTGTTTGGATGCTCCCGCTACCGAAGGAAAAA ATGATGCAGTATTAGTTGATGTTTTAGGAACTGGTCGAAATACAAATTGCTTAGGGAATGCAACTTCACGTCCTAAAAAACGTGcaaaaat gtCTAAGGCTGATGATGGTCCACGGCCACTATTGCATCTTCAACCTGCAAATGGTGACATATCCCAGGAGGCCCTGTTAT GTGGACAGGATACTAGAAGATCAACGACAGGCACTGAGAAGACATCTAATCAAGTAATTACAGACCAAATACCTCAGCAACTTTCTGATTGTTACACTCTGAACAAAG ATGTTCCAGTGCCCCTTGCAACCAAAGTTTATTATTCTCAACGGAATCAGCGCTTGCGATCAGCAGTCAGATATATGTATTGCGAAACATCAAATGAGTGTCATTCAAATGAATTTATTAGTGCAAAAATATGTCAGCCAAATGCTGATCGAATTTTGACTTCATCTCCGAACAGCTATTGTTCTGATCAATTTACTGATTACCAGCAAGACAAG GAAGCTGGTAATTGTCTGTACTCAGCACATAAACAAGATAAAATTCTTTCACAGAGTTCGGAATCGAACTCATGCAAATCAGGAGGATTGCCACCTAACATGAACATTTCTGATCAGTTTCCTGTGAATAATGTCCTTGGACCTCAAACTACTCTTGGAAAGATGACAAGCAATTACCTTTCTAATTCTTATTCTTTTGCTGACAGCTCTTGTAATTAA
- the LOC113734004 gene encoding uncharacterized protein isoform X2 encodes MVSALRSQRMAALARLLTRSHTIADDFGHEKLAVQQYIHREFREADEANLIDEIDMHVFGLRPMTDPLHLVCCNACKKPIKASQYAIHAELCNSLNCSEEIGLELEGGTGNKKPPRKDRKKLLAVNSNQITTVIDRGKFEILDASDISAPELCLDAPATEGKNDAVLVDVLGTGRNTNCLGNATSRPKKRAKMSKADDGPRPLLHLQPANGDISQEALLCGQDTRRSTTGTEKTSNQVITDQIPQQLSDCYTLNKDVPVPLATKVYYSQRNQRLRSAVRYMYCETSNECHSNEFISAKICQPNADRILTSSPNSYCSDQFTDYQQDKEAGNCLYSAHKQDKILSQSSESNSCKSGGLPPNMNISDQFPVNNVLGPQTTLGKMTSNYLSNSYSFADSSCN; translated from the exons ATGGTGTCTGCACTTCGAAGTCAGAGAATGGCAGCCTTGGCAAGGCTTCTAACAAGGTCGCATACTATTGCAG ATGACTTTGGCCACGAAAAATTAGCTGTGCAGCAGTACATTCACAGAGAATTCAGGGAGGCAGATGAAGCAAATTTAATTGATGAAATAG ATATGCATGTGTTTGGTTTGCGGCCGATGACAGATCCATTGCATTTG GTATGTTGTAATGCATGTAAGAAGCCAATCAAGGCCAGCCAATATGCAATTCATGCAG AGCTTTGTAATTCATTGAACTGTAGTGAAGAAATTGGTTTGGAGCTTGAAGGAGGCACAGGGAACAAAAAGCCACCACGGAAGGACCGAAAGAAGTTGCTGGCTGTTAATTCCA ACCAAATTACTACTGTAATAGATCGAGGCAAATTTGAGATTCTTGATGCCAGTGATATTTCTGCACCGGAATTGTGTTTGGATGCTCCCGCTACCGAAGGAAAAA ATGATGCAGTATTAGTTGATGTTTTAGGAACTGGTCGAAATACAAATTGCTTAGGGAATGCAACTTCACGTCCTAAAAAACGTGcaaaaat gtCTAAGGCTGATGATGGTCCACGGCCACTATTGCATCTTCAACCTGCAAATGGTGACATATCCCAGGAGGCCCTGTTAT GTGGACAGGATACTAGAAGATCAACGACAGGCACTGAGAAGACATCTAATCAAGTAATTACAGACCAAATACCTCAGCAACTTTCTGATTGTTACACTCTGAACAAAG ATGTTCCAGTGCCCCTTGCAACCAAAGTTTATTATTCTCAACGGAATCAGCGCTTGCGATCAGCAGTCAGATATATGTATTGCGAAACATCAAATGAGTGTCATTCAAATGAATTTATTAGTGCAAAAATATGTCAGCCAAATGCTGATCGAATTTTGACTTCATCTCCGAACAGCTATTGTTCTGATCAATTTACTGATTACCAGCAAGACAAG GAAGCTGGTAATTGTCTGTACTCAGCACATAAACAAGATAAAATTCTTTCACAGAGTTCGGAATCGAACTCATGCAAATCAGGAGGATTGCCACCTAACATGAACATTTCTGATCAGTTTCCTGTGAATAATGTCCTTGGACCTCAAACTACTCTTGGAAAGATGACAAGCAATTACCTTTCTAATTCTTATTCTTTTGCTGACAGCTCTTGTAATTAA
- the LOC113734005 gene encoding sodium/hydrogen exchanger 1-like produces the protein MGFELGALLGKMNILSSTSDHTSVVSLNVFIVLLCICIVIGHLLEENRWMNESITALIIGVCTGVVILLISGGTSSHLLVFSEDLFFIYMLPPIIFNAGFQVKKKQFFRNFITIMLFGALGTLISFVIISLGAIGFFENMNLEPLKIGDFLAIGAIFSATDSVCTLQVLNQDETPLLYSLVFGEGVVNDATSIVIFNAVQNFDLSHVNTSVALKLIGNFIYLFITSTVLGVVAGLLSAFIIKKLYFGRHSTDREVALMMLMAYLSYMLAELFDLSAILTVFFCGIVMSHYTWHNVTESSRITTKHAFATLSFVAEIFIFLYVGMDALDIDKWKIVSDSPKTSIKVSSILLGLVLLGRAAFVFPLSLLSNLTKKSPEEKIHFKQQVTIWWAGLMRGAISMALAYNQFTRAGYTKLPGNSIMITSTITVVLFSTVVFGLMTKPLIRLLLPSPKHLSRMISSEPVTPKSFIVPLLNGQDSEGDPGAHVPRPSSLRMLMTAPSHTVHYYWRKFDDAFMRPVFGGRGFVPYVPGSPTEQNDNQFH, from the exons ATGGGATTTGAGTTGGGAGCTTTGCTAGGAAAGATGAATATATTATCATCAACCTCTGATCATACTTCAGTGGTATCATTGAATGTTTTTATTGTGCTTTTGTGTATATGTATCGTGATTGGTCATCTTTTGGAGGAAAATCGGTGGATGAATGAATCCATTACGGCTCTCATTATT GGTGTATGCACTGGAGTCGTAATTCTACTAATTAGTGGAGGAACAAGCTCGCATCTGTTGGTGTTCAGTGAAgatcttttctttatttatatGCTTCCTCCTATCATTTTCAATGCTGG GTTCCAGGTTAAAAAGAAGCAATTCTTTCGCAATTTCATTACTATAATGCTGTTTGGAGCACTTGGTACTTTGATATCCTTTGTCATCATATCCTTGG GTGCTATTGGCTTTTTCGAGAACATGAATCTTGAACCTCTGAAAATAGGAGATTTTCTTG CAATTGGAGCAATCTTTTCAGCTACAGATTCTGTTTGCACTCTACAG GTTCTCAATCAGGATGAAACCCCCTTACTTTACAGTCTGGTGTTTGGGGAAGGAGTTGTAAATGATGCCACATCAATTGTGATCTTCAACGCGGTCCAGAACTTTGACTTGTCTCATGTCAACACTAGTGTGGCTTTAAAGTTGATTGGAAActtcatatatttatttatcACAAGTACTGTTCTTGGAGTTGTT GCTGGGCTGCTTAGCGCATTCATCATAAAGAAGCTCTACTTTGGCAG GCATTCGACTGATCGTGAGGTTGCTCTAATGATGCTGATGGCATACCTTTCATACATGCTAGCTGAA TTATTTGACTTAAGTGCTATCCTCACTGTGTTTTTCTGTGGGATTGTGATGTCGCATTACACCTGGCATAATGTAACAGAGAGCTCAAGAATTACCACCAA GCATGCTTTTGCAACATTGTCATttgttgctgaaatttttatatttctgtATGTTGGTATGGATGCCCTGGACATTGATAAGTGGAAGATTGTAAGTGACAG CCCCAAGACATCAATTAAAGTTAGCTCAATTCTACTGGGACTTGTTTTGTTGGGAAGAGCAGCTTTTGTCTTTCCTCTGTCACTTTTATCCAACTTGACCAAGAAGTCTCCAGAAGAGAAAATTCACTTCAAGCAGCAA GTTACCATATGGTGGGCAGGTCTCATGCGTGGTGCTATTTCCATGGCCCTTGCTTATAACCAG TTCACAAGGGCAGGTTATACCAAACTACCAGGGAATTCAATCATGATCACCAGTACAATAACAGTTGTTCTTTTTAGTACAGTG GTTTTTGGCTTGATGACTAAGCCTTTGATAAGGCTCTTGCTTCCCTCACCAAAGCACTTGAGCAGAATGATCTCTTCTGAGCCAGTAACCCCAAAATCCTTCATTGTACCTCTTCTCAATGGACAGGATTCAGAAGGTGATCCAGGTGCCCACGTGCCTCGTCCATCAAGCTTAAGGATGCTCATGACTGCTCCATCTCACACAGTGCATTATTACTGGAGAAAGTTTGACGATGCCTTCATGCGTCCTGTTTTTGGTGGAAGAGGTTTCGTGCCATACGTGCCAGGCTCACCAACTGAACAAAACGACAATCAATTTCATTGA